A window of the Echeneis naucrates chromosome 3, fEcheNa1.1, whole genome shotgun sequence genome harbors these coding sequences:
- the LOC115041231 gene encoding interleukin-17C-like: MSGVSLTGISVGLLLIITEQTCSSAAAVRAPRSACVNESELTERSEAFLRRRWHHVHLLPGHLAPRASSTCEQTAARAAGDKSDRSVSPWRYSINRDMTRIPHDIAFAECLCNGCIINQHEDMRYNSVPVTVQMMVLKKIDCHKSKYMLQRDFIKVPVACTCVVPKSTK, encoded by the exons atcTCTGTCGGATTGTTGCTGATCATCACAGAGCAGACGTGTTCCAGCGCCGCGGCGGTCAGAGCTCCGCGCTCCGCGTGCGTGAACGAGAGCGAGCTGACCGAGCGCTCCGAGGCTTTCCTGAGGAGGCGCTGGCACCACGTGCACCTGCTGCCCGGCCACCTGGCGCCGCGAGCCAGCAGCACGTGCGAGCAAACGGCCGCACGAGCCGCCGGAGACAAGAGCGACCGGTCCGTGTCCCCGTGGCGCTACAG CATCAACCGAGACATGACCAGGATCCCTCACGACATTGCTTTTGCTGAGTGCCTCTGTAATGGCTGCATCATCAACCAGCATGAAGACATGAGATACAACTCTGTGCCTGTGACTGTTCAGATGATGGTACTGAAGAAGATTGACTGCCACAAAAGCAAATACATGCTGCAAAGAGACTTTATTAAAGTCCCTGTGGCATGCACATGCGTCGTGCCAAAGTCCACTAAGTGA